The following DNA comes from Streptomyces sp. NBC_00273.
GAGAGGGGCACGACCCCAGCGGGTCGTGCCCCTCACTCGGCTGTCACCGGGCCCTCAAGGGGCCTCGGGCCTCCGTGCCTCGGGCCTCCGGGGCCTCAGGCCTCGGGGTTGCCGCCGAACCGCTCGCGGTAGGACTCCAGGTCCTCCTCGGTGACCCGCGCGAACAGCACCGGCGGGACGGTGAACGGGGTGCCGGCCGGAACGGCGTCCAGGGACCGCGCCTGCTCCGGGGTGATCCACGTGGCCGTGTCGTCGGCGAGCGCGAACGAGGAGCGCATCGCGCGCGCCGAGGCCGGGATGAACGGCTCGGAGACCACCGAGTAGAGGTGGATGAGGTTCATCGCGGTGCGCAGGGTGAGCGCGGCGCCCTCCAGGTCGGTCTTGACCTCCGTCCAGGGGGCCTTTTCGTCGAGGTAGGCGTTTCCGGCCGACCACAGGGCGCGCAGCGCGGCCGCGGCCTTGCGGTACTGGAGGGTGTCCATGTGGCCCTCGTACTCGGCCAGCAGTTCCGCGATCTGCTCGCCCAGCTTGGCCTCGGCCTCGCCGGCGGGGCTGCCCGCGGGAGCCTCGTCGCCGAACTTCTTGCGGGAGAAGGTCAGCACGCGGTTGACGAAGTTGCCGAGGGTGCCGCCGAGGTCCTTGTTGACGGTGGCCTGGAAGTGCTCCCACGTGAAGGACGAGTCGTCGGACTCGGGCGCGTTGGCGATGAGGAAGTAGCGCCAGAAGTCGGCCGGGAGGATCTCCAGCGCCTGGTCGGTGAAGACGCCGCGCTTCTGCGAGGTGGAGAACTTGCCTCCGTAGTACGTCAGCCAGTTGAAGGCCTTGACGTAGTCGACCTTCTTCCACGGCTCGCGGGTGGCCAGTTCGGTGGCGGGGAACATCACCGTGTGGAACGGGACGTTGTCCTTGGCCATGAACTGGGTGTAGCGGACGTCCTCGGCCTCGTACCACCACGACGTGTAGTCGCGGTTCGCCGGGTCCAGGTCCGACCACTCCTTGGTCGCGCCGATGTACTCGATCGGGGCGTCGAACCAGACGTAGAAGACCTTGCCGTCGGCGGCGAGCTCGGGCCAGGTGTCGGCCGGGACCGGCACGCCCCAGTCGAGGTCGCGGGTGATGGCGCGGTCGTGCAGGCCCTCGGTCAGCCACTTGCGGGCGATGGAGGAGGCGAGCTGCGGCCACTCCTCCTCGTGCTCGGCGACCCAGGCCTCGACCTCGTGCTGGAGCTTGGACTGCAGGAGGAAGAGGTGCTTGGTCTCGCGGACCTCCAGCTCGGTGGAGCCGGAGATGGCCGAGCGGGGCTCGATCAGGTCCGTGGGGTCCAGGACGCGGGTGCAGTTCTCGCACTGGTCGCCGCGGGCCTTGTCGTAGCCGCAGTGCGGGCAGGTGCCCTCGACGTAGCGGTCCGGCAGGAAACGGCCGTCGACCGGCGAGTACACCTGCCGGATCGCGCGCTCCTCGATGAACCCGTTCTCCTGCAGCTTGCGCGCGAAGTGCTGGGTGATCTCGCGGTTCTGCGCGGAGGAGCTGCGGCCGAAGTAGTCGAAGGACAGCTCGAAGCCGTCGTAGACCGCCTTCTGGGCGTCGTGGGCCTGCGCACAGAACTCGGAGACCGAGACGCCGGCCTCCTTGGCGGCGAGTTCGGCGGGGGTGCCGTGCTCGTCGGTGGCGCAGATGTAGAGGACGTCGTGGCCGCGCTGGCGGAGGTACCGGGAGTACACATCCGCCGGAAGCATCGAC
Coding sequences within:
- the metG gene encoding methionine--tRNA ligase, coding for MARHLITSALPYINGIKHLGNMVGSMLPADVYSRYLRQRGHDVLYICATDEHGTPAELAAKEAGVSVSEFCAQAHDAQKAVYDGFELSFDYFGRSSSAQNREITQHFARKLQENGFIEERAIRQVYSPVDGRFLPDRYVEGTCPHCGYDKARGDQCENCTRVLDPTDLIEPRSAISGSTELEVRETKHLFLLQSKLQHEVEAWVAEHEEEWPQLASSIARKWLTEGLHDRAITRDLDWGVPVPADTWPELAADGKVFYVWFDAPIEYIGATKEWSDLDPANRDYTSWWYEAEDVRYTQFMAKDNVPFHTVMFPATELATREPWKKVDYVKAFNWLTYYGGKFSTSQKRGVFTDQALEILPADFWRYFLIANAPESDDSSFTWEHFQATVNKDLGGTLGNFVNRVLTFSRKKFGDEAPAGSPAGEAEAKLGEQIAELLAEYEGHMDTLQYRKAAAALRALWSAGNAYLDEKAPWTEVKTDLEGAALTLRTAMNLIHLYSVVSEPFIPASARAMRSSFALADDTATWITPEQARSLDAVPAGTPFTVPPVLFARVTEEDLESYRERFGGNPEA